Below is a genomic region from Henckelia pumila isolate YLH828 chromosome 3, ASM3356847v2, whole genome shotgun sequence.
TGCATGTTGAAGTTGAAATTATGATCTAGTAGCCCACAAAGCAGACACCAAATTCAAGTGCCAAGTTCGTGAATTAAGTTTTTGTATAAAGATCAAGAAACCGGCCAGATGTGTACATGATACAcatgtaaacatatatataatcataagtagaatatatatataagacaCATATATAGTCTAATTAATTAACGATGAAAGAAAGTAGTGGTAGAAAGCAAGGGGCGACGTCTCCGTGCGCCGCGTGCAAGCTTCTTCGGCGGAGATGTACGCAGGATTGCGTGTTTTCGCCGTATTTTCCTGCCGACGAGCCCCACAAATTTGCTAGCGTTCACAAAGTGTTTGGTGCCAGCAATGTCAACAAAATGCTCCAGGTTGgttttttgttaatttaattcCCATAAATCgatattttttttcaagttttattgaaaattatgtttttataagcaaatatatatgttatattCGTCGAGTGATACAGGTGGTTATTTTGGGATCATTTGGGTCCTTGtaaatttttggtttttatttatatttctattaacttttattattcatgatatattaattttaaagaaaaggcatagtattatgaataatattaaaatCTTTGTGAAATAAAACTGAATTGTCTAAATTCTCCGGATAATAAATATGGTGGAAGCAAAATTTTACTTTCAACAATTAATTTCCACGCAGCCACATTGCTTTCTTACAACTTTTTCTGATCATTTTAATTTTCTCATAAAATCAACCTTGATAGTGGCAACTAATTAGCAAATGCACTTAATTAtaggttattttttaaaaagaataatgagtccatatttattttatgagtaaCATTAATTTTCAGgtaattaatcatttattttgATACATGCAATCCTTTTTCTGTAACCTTTTATTGAGGTACAcatacatttaatttattttcacacTCCTTTTTCTATTTATGTACACTAatataatttttggtcaaagaATGACAAATTGTGTGGATGGATGGACCACTTGAGAttactttttcttttttttttcttcttctatcTTTTTCTAGAAAATGTGCTTACATGAATAAAGCAACAAATCCCTCCCTCATTCTAAAACCTTTTTGGTACATTTGCATATTTGATTGGTctatttaagattttaagttggTCTTCGTCAAATTTAAGTCTCAATATGCTAACTCTCAAtgaaaaatgataaaaaaaaaaaaaaaaaaaaattggagatGGACATAGATGAGTaagattgaaatttaatttgataatataGATGATAAAAATGGTTATTGTGGTTTataatataaaacatatatatatatatatatatatatatatattgaatctAAAATTTccgtgaataaaaaaaaatttatttccgaATTTTTTCATTTACTTTGTGACacaacaattaaaattttatgggCCAGCATCGtatagaattttaaaatattattaatgaaTGTTCATTAAAAAATTTCCGGAATGAGTGTCATGCATGAGAGAATAAGAGACGATCGAGTTTAACCAAAGTGTACTATTTTTCCaccataaatataaaatttctgtacattaaaaaaaaataagtattGAATCCCAAAACTTGAAATTTAGCTTTTGGGTGTTCACCCTACTCTTAGAaatgaaatataaaataatcTGTGGGATCCAAGATGAGGAAAAAAACTGGAATTTGCAGGAGCTTCCGGAGCATCAGAGAGGCGACGCCGTGAGTTCCATGGTATACGAAGCGAACGCAAGGGTGAGAGACCCTGTCTACGGGTGCGTGGGCGCCATATCTTCTCTGCAGCAGCAGATTGATGTGCTGCAGACTCAGCTAGCATTCGCGCAGGCGGAGGTGGTTCACATGCGCTTGCGTCAATTGGAGAACGCGTCTCCCTCGTCAAGGGACTCGCAATCCCACAAGGCCAAGTCCCATTTTAACATGGACATGGTCGTGGATCAAGATACTATGGACACTTCCCTTTGGCATtgatatatataacatatatatattcacaCACACACTATAGTGCATGGTACTATTATATGTCTGCTTATTTTCTTCTTTCCGGGTTTTTTTTGTATAATATAGAATATATCTTGCGCTAGAGATGATGATGGTGATGGTGATCACTATCTTTAACTATATTCTGTAAATTCTGGGACATGATTATTTAGTCGAATATAACTATGTATGCTTGTGATCAAGATGTgtctatatatacatatattgtgTTTTAGCTAGTTTCTTCATAGATGATGTTTTTTTCATGTGTAAAGTTCATTATCATCATATGGAATTAAAGTTGTCACAATGAATAAGAATGATACAAGAAAACACAACCAGCACTCTCATATATGCGCATGGATCAAGATGAATCAGAATGATATAATACAGAGGCCAAACCAACAAAAGATTTTTGTCAGACCCAATTATCCGTAAGGGTAAATTCATGTGACCTGAATGAAAACTCTCCTGCAGTGTCCCTTTCCCGCAGTAGATCCGACCCTTCAATGGCTACGCTATCTTCTAAATCGTCGTCTTCTGTTAACGATGGGAGAAACGGAGGATGTGGCAAATTAACCTTGGCTGGTGCGGTAGGCGGGCACGTGGACATGGCTCGGGCCCTGATACTACCCACATTTGAAACATTTGCATTTCTGTCCCATAAGAAAACGTGCATCAGAATCGGCAACCGTGTGTGCCGGTGTAGAGAGAGCTTCTGGCTCAGTGAAACGGTGTCGAAACAGCGAATTGCCCCTGTTGTTGAAACCATCCATGGGAGGACTTTCTGGTTTGATATTCTGGATACGATCAAGAGGCGGGATGGGGAGGAACTGTTAGCCTGTTTGTAAAGATGGCAAAGCCCAGACCGAGCTGCCGGGACATCGTCTTCTCCTTCGGTTACTGTTGATATGTAAATGAATCCCTGTTGAGATGCAAAAAGTGGCCGAGTCAAGTTAAAATTCTGCGAGCTTTCTTACAAAAATGTAGAGAAGTTTCAGGGTTATATTTTCAAGAAAGTACCTCCTCTGTTCTGCTGATGGCGAAACCAAGTTTTGCATCTGCTTCCCCGATTCTTATCTCGATTGGGATCTCCCCTACGAGAGGGGAGAACCACATACGAACCGCTCTTACCACACCTATATCCACACCATGGTAATCCTCGAAACCGTACAGACTTGTGTTTGCAAGATTTGATAAATCCGAGAGCGAGCCTGCGTTCACAGTTGCAGAGGCAGTTTCACCAGATACCTAAACAAGAATTGAAACCAAATTCTTTACATCATAATCCCAGACAGTTATTGTAATACTCCATTCTATCAAAATTCTATGAAATGTGACCACAAGAAGACTATACTATGCAATTGATTCTTGTGATAGCTTGAGTTAAACATTTTCATCAAGTAGACAAGTCCTGCAATCACGCTTGTAAGCATGAGCTGTGAGTCTAGTACCTTGGTGAGGAGGGATTCAGTCTGGATGTTCATGAAGACAATGGGAGCACCGGAGGCTTGGGACGCGTTGATCCAGGCGTGAGCTCGTGCTAGAGTGTCCTCTAAATCGTTGTAACGAGAATTTACTATATCTGAGGCTTTGGGGAGGAATAGGATGGAGTAGAAGCTGCTTGAATAAGGAATCGACAGCATGTCGCGCATCCTCCTGTCCCATGGATATGAGACGTATCCGTCTTGAAGGGGCGTTTCTTGGAGGGCACTCACCATTCTCGCCATTCTTGAAGCTGCACGACATTGATGTTACTTAGTTCAGAAAATATAATCCAAAATCATCCCAAATTAAAGCACGAGCACGCGGGAGTCAAAATCAGGTGACTGACTCCACAATCCAACTTCTTGTCCAGCATTACTTGGCCAATATTAGTCCTTGCTTACTGACTTTTCCCACTCGTTTCAAGGACCATATATAGAATATGCACAAAATACATTttcattaaaattttgtttAGTTCATGAGCACCACTATTCTGACCATGGAATGACGACAATGAAACTAGAGCCGAATTGTTTGCCCCAATCAACCCATTTTTATATATGATGGTGTAATAACGCCAAAtgacattaaaaaaaacaaaaataaaagttagaaaattatcctttattatta
It encodes:
- the LOC140893289 gene encoding LOB domain-containing protein 4-like, yielding MKESSGRKQGATSPCAACKLLRRRCTQDCVFSPYFPADEPHKFASVHKVFGASNVNKMLQELPEHQRGDAVSSMVYEANARVRDPVYGCVGAISSLQQQIDVLQTQLAFAQAEVVHMRLRQLENASPSSRDSQSHKAKSHFNMDMVVDQDTMDTSLWH
- the LOC140893288 gene encoding uncharacterized protein, whose amino-acid sequence is MDPSPYSSSSSDSSQFSSTNSSPAKGSSTVVLSIECLKGSSKADEWTGDMLQTGDIVEELRIGNMIISSPFKKGKSEVQKILHNSFRQKETSIHVRVRRGADEYAELQACIVPGDQFVGRRQYVLRAIDDPNYAVGFLDRKESDCFELQASRMARMVSALQETPLQDGYVSYPWDRRMRDMLSIPYSSSFYSILFLPKASDIVNSRYNDLEDTLARAHAWINASQASGAPIVFMNIQTESLLTKVSGETASATVNAGSLSDLSNLANTSLYGFEDYHGVDIGVVRAVRMWFSPLVGEIPIEIRIGEADAKLGFAISRTEEGFIYISTVTEGEDDVPAARSGLCHLYKQANSSSPSRLLIVSRISNQKVLPWMVSTTGAIRCFDTVSLSQKLSLHRHTRLPILMHVFLWDRNANVSNVGSIRARAMSTCPPTAPAKVNLPHPPFLPSLTEDDDLEDSVAIEGSDLLRERDTAGEFSFRSHEFTLTDNWV